A stretch of DNA from Balearica regulorum gibbericeps isolate bBalReg1 chromosome 7, bBalReg1.pri, whole genome shotgun sequence:
AGTACTCTGCAAGAGCTTTCCACTACCACAGTGCCTCAGCTGGGTCATGAATCCCATGGGGAGGACTTCTCAGGAAGGTGGAAACAGCCTTATGTTAGACCACGCATTTCTAAAGAAACCTTGTGCTGAAGTTCACGGCCTGTGCTACCCGTGGCACGGCTCTGCTCATCGCTGCCCTGCTCCATGGCCCTGGCATTGCATCAGATCACTTATGAAAGAACACGACCTCAGGCAGCAGTCACCAGTTGCAGAAGAATTGAATCAGTTTCCTGAGGACGATGGCTGAAGCCAAATCTTTGCTAAGCAGTGTTGGTGAACTCCACCAGTGACATACTTCTGCTGAAGGCTCAGCTGGGCAGTTCTGCCTGGAAGGAGGGAAAACCCTGTCTGGAGAGATACAAACTAAATAAATACCATATAAGCTGTATTGCTGTGTCTATACTAGATGTCTCTGATTTTccatctgggctgcccagcGATCCTCCCTTTTGTCTCAGGCCttgagcagcagagctgagacaGGAGTCTGCAGCAGAGACTCAGATAGGCAGGGCCCGTGGTGGGGGCCAGGGGTACGCAGGGTGCTGGCCATCACCCCGGTCAGCAGCTCTCCACGGGAGGGAGCCTGGCTGGCACGGCACAGCCAAGTGTCCAGCCCGCAAAGGGCCAAAAAGCTTTTTGACAGGCACGGCTGGAGCTGCCGCAATCTAAATATTGGGAAAGCGAACTACTTAGCGCGCTTCGCCAAGATGTCAATACCTGAACCTCGTGGCCACATTTAGGACCATTAACCTGTTTCAAAAGTatcagctggaggagctggccATGTTGTGAAGGACCTTCCTCAGGGCTGTCCTTAGCGTGTAAGACTTGAAACCTGCCAGGTGAGCACAGCCCCGATGATGGTTAAGATCCGTCTCTCTGTGCAAGAAAAAACGTGATGGTCACTTCCCAGGACAACTTGGCAGAGCAATGTTCAGAAAACTTACTCCTGTTGTGTGGGAGCAGCCAGACCTGGTGTTAATTTTAGAGGATGAAAAGTCTAGCTGCCCTGTAAGTTCCCTCGTTGGCATGCTTCACGtctgaggaaagaaacaggTGGGAAAGGAAGGGGCTCTGGTGGGTCTGAGTATCTGCAAATCTGCAAACCTTGAATCCTCAAAAGCCTCATTTTCACCCACCAGTATCATTTCCAGTTCTCCCCCTCATTCGCAGCATTGAGATTATTTTCCCCATGTGGCATAAActgcagattattttcttaaatcaacaagtatcacttttttttcttttcttgtttattttctttctggttttcttttggaaatagcAGGAGTCTGATTTGCTTAGGGCAGTTTTTATCACAGTTTATAGTTCTTCCAACACTCACATAGGAAGTAGGTAgaatctttaattaaaacatccTTTCTCCTCAGTGTTCAGTAAGCCTCGGTGTTGTCAACCAAGCATTTAACACGGAGTATTAAAAGGGATGTTAAAAGTCCGACTCTGACTCATGTCAGCTTTCACCGTCTAGGAACACCCTCTGATGTGGGCTCTCTGTTTTAATACTCAGAGTACTTCAGAGTACTGAGTTTTCAGTCCCAGAAAGTAGCCAAGACTCAAGTTCCTAATGTAAAACTAAAACACAGACTTCTCTCAGACCTCTTCATCCATGGCAGCgagagggaaaaaggaaagacgTATTTTTCCCCCGTTGCCGGACACCTCTAAATCCAGAGGACAACTGGGctactgttatttttccttgtcGCTTTTCCCTCCCAGTAACTACAATGGAGCTCACTTTTGCCGGCTGCCACTGAATCAGCCCCGCCGTGTCTGAGCCCAGGGACAGACTCTACAAGATCTTGGTTGTCCCTCTGCACCTCGTGTGGTCAGCTCCATCGCTGCAGGACAGCTGCCTGGACAGGAGATGCGTCAGGGGGATATGGACACACTTCAAAATGGCTTTTGACATTCCTGTTCCACTCCCAGAATGACTCGTGTGCCGGCGGGGGCAGAGATTGAACACGGGGCACACCATGAGACAGGGAAGGAGCTGAAACAGGTCCTGGCCAGGGTGATGGCACTAGGGCACCCCAAGCCTTGCTGCCAAACAGCAGAGGGTGCCCGGCACGGTGACCACACGGTGGGGTTAGGAGATCTGCCTCCAGGCTCTGCCACCATCAAGGTGTTATTTCTAAGGGctctctttttcacttttaatggTGGACATCTCCTTGGGATAGAGCTTGGATTCTCCTGTTGCTGGCGTTACTGGCTGGCGAGAAGGTTATTATGGAACATAGCTGATCGCaaactgagctgctgctttttccttctgctctctgccCCAAAGGAACTGTGTTCTGGTGGGAAATGGCCAggattccttttaaaaagtcaacagCCAACATTTTCCAGACTGTTGTTGCTTACCGAGATAAACCCCACACAGATATACATGCTTATCCAGACATACAGTTGTGGGtgtgcttttctttgcagagaggTATGATTTATATctacatacatatataatgCTCCCCACACAGATCCCCTGTACAGAGCAGATGTTTTACGCTGAAGTCCCTTCTTTCCCCGCCGCACTCCGCggccagctggggcaggggttGGGGCTCCATCACCCCTCGGGCGCCTCCTCTTTCATCAGGGGCAGCCCCCGCGGCGGAGAAGGGGGGCACGCGGAGGGCCGGCAGCACCCCCCGCGCAGGCCgtcggccgggccgggccgggccgggccgcgctgCGCTGCGCTGCGCTCCCCACGGCAGGCGCGGAACCGGGCGCGCAGGCAGCGGCGGGCGCGCAGGGTGCGCGCCGCGGGGAGCGAACAGCAGATTGCGGGCAGCCAATGGTGAGGGCAGGCCGAGGTGGCACCAAATTTCCTGCAGCCAATCGGCTCgcgagggggagggggggaaaaaaaaaaaacgaggaaagaagaaaaaaaaaaaaaggcaggcaggcaccaTGAGAGAGCCTGGCCCTCgccatcctcctcttcctcagcatccttcctccctcccgccccccgccccgccccgcctcccCTCCCGGGCACGCCGAGAGCCGGGCCCCCGCCGCGACTCGCCGCGCTGACCCCGCGCATCCCAACCGCGGGCAGGGGGTCACCGGGAGGCCGGGGCGCAGAGAGCCCGGCCCCGCCAGCCGCCAAGCCAGCAGCCCCGCTTAAATATCTCCGCGCCCGCCTCCCTGAGCCGCACAGCTCGCCGGGCGAGGGGCCGACAAGAGCCAGCCTCCTcccgccaccaccaccacagccgCCGCCGGGGACCTGCGCGCCCGCGTACGGCCGCCGAGGAGCAGAGACAGGGCGGCCCCATGCCTGCGCActtgctgcaggaggaggtaAGCGGGGGGCAGCCGGTGGGCCCGGGGGTGCGGAGGCTTTGTCTTGCCCTCGCCCCTTCACCTCCGCAGCTCCGGCAGTGGTGCGCTGCTGCTGTCTCGGCGAAGAAGGTCTGGGCATCCACGCGTGTCCGTGCACGCACACAGCCGCGTATGCACACGTATGTGTGCGCGTGTGTCCTCTCTGTGCCGCTTCTCAGTCGTGAGGCGAAGCCATTCGGTGCTCACTTAAGACATCACCCAAGCCTCGTGGGAAGACCGTGAATGAAGCGGGGATCGCCGCCGCTGGGATTATCTCCCCGCGGAGTCTCTGCCCTCGGATAGACCGAGCATAAAACACAGGTTTCTCTTAAAAACATCCGCCTAAGCGTGAGCATGCTGGTAAGGGCTGTTCAGGAAGGTCTTTTGTGCCAAGAGGTCGTGGGGGTTTTAGTAATGCTcaggctgtgattttttttttttcttctcttctctcttttttttttttttttttttttttttttaaataagaaagggCTTTCACTTGCCGCATTTTTAAGGCAAATGTTGCAGCAGAGAGGGTCTCCAGGACAGACGCAAGGTGAAAGCAGCCAGCTGCCCAGATGAAATGAATGACTGTGTCCGCATTGCCTGAGCCAAGCAAATGTACAATGGGGAGACTGCCCATTTTTGGTAACAACCCGGCACCAGGAAGATAGGTAGAGTTGCTGGATCTTtacagatttgatttttttatttttgccccTCCCGGCAGCCACCCTTTGCCTAAGGGGAGGCAGGGGCTTGATTCTGGTATTCCTGCTCCTGCCTTCTCATCCTTCCCCCTCCCGCCTGTGCAGAGGAGTGGAGGTAAATCACAGTCCTGCTCTCTTGGCTGCGGCCAGCACGCAGGATCTCCCCCGGCCCTTTTGTGCAGGTGCCGTGACCTTCCAGGGATGCTGTGATGGAAAgcactttcctcctctccccacgcGAAACGGATGCCAAGGGCAGTGTGCTCAGACCACGTTTCATGGTCTTGGCATGTATTTTGGGGCATATCCTGGAGGCTGGAAAGAATCCTGTCCCTGGGTCACGTTGGGCATATTCAGATATACTGGACCCGAGATGGAGTGCCCTGGGGCCCCTAGGCTGAACCCAGCGCCGGAGCCTTTGAGCTGCAGTTGGTTGTATAAGCTGGCTGGGTGCCAGGATCACCTATGGTGTGTTCAATGctggtggggggtgggggggtgggggagcacATCTGTTCTGCAGATGAGAGCTGCAAAGTCATTCAGAAATGAGGGAGAGCTGATGAAAATGATTTAGTTGGCCTCCTCCCCCTCTCAGCTCTAGACCCCAGAGCAGTCCCCATCCCGATTTCCTCAGGGAGAGCCGCAGGAGCCACTAGGACCATAAGGGGATAAAAATCCgctttctttcctcctcatttccCCAGTCTCCAGCTAAATAGCTACCCACTcgccctccctcttccccccatgCTCCCCCTGCCAAGTCTGTAATGGTGGAGCTGTGTTTTACAGCTGCTTTATAGCCCTTTTGATTTAAGGTTAGTTTACATGTGAGAAATGACCGGTTCCATTATATCAGTGTAATTCCAGCAGCATAGGTCTGCTGGTAAAATTCCTCATGTGGCTACTATGACTCTGGAAgaagaggtgttttttttcctccctgctacttcctctgccctctccctcctcctcctcctcctctgcccctgtGTAACTTTGACAGTGACATAAGCTATCgcagaggaggaaaactgcAACTCCAAGCCCACATTCTTACTCTGGAAGCAGCATGTCCATATGGGGAGCGTTACCCGTCTAATTATACCACCAGATCTCTGTTGGGAATTTTTCCTGCATAGACAAGTCTTAGGTCTTTTTGGTAGATTGTCTTCCAGCCAAGGAAGAAAATGGTGCCTTCCTGCCAAAATGCCAGATGAGAATATCTGACACTTTGGAGTGGGCAGGATTTTTCCTTGCCTAATCTCTGGATGAGAAGATGTTTCTcatggctcttttttttctcgggggggggggggggggggggtattgCCTCTAAATTCTCCAGCAGCTCAGAGTATCACACCCTCTAAACACTGATCAGGAAAGCAGGCAGAGACAGCCTATAGCTGGGACGCAGTGGAGCTGCTCCCGagctcagcagctgcctgggttCTGTGAAAGCAGCGGGCTGCTTCTGCTTCGTGtccaggttttttccttcctaaccTCTgattccagaaggaaaaagacagggGGAGCCCCCTGTAGAGATCATTTTACTTCCTAAATGTGGGGAATCTGTCAGCTTTGCCAGCTCCTCCCCGTAGGAAGGTATGTCTGTAACCCTCTAGTTTCTACCCTTGGGAAAGGGAGGAGTTGGGGTGGCCACGTAAGCCGCCTGACCTGATTTTAATGCCTCCCCCAGGAAACTAGGCCATGGCAGGATGGTGGTCTGTTATGAATCTGGGTGCCTGGGTGGGAATCTGCTGCTAATTCAGGAGAGATTTCTATGGGGAAAGGAGGTTTCCCAGCTTGGCCACGCTCCCTCGCACGGTCCCGGCTCTCCCGTTCCGGCTGGCTGCCCTTTATTGCCCCTTTGCACGTGGAGGCGGCGGTGCGGGTAGCAGAGGGACGAGTCCTTCGGGCAGGTTCCCAGGAGGCGAGGGGATGGGGGCGGCGTGCCCTCCCACCGCTGGCATCCCACGTGCTTGGCACCCCCGGGGTCGAGCCCCGTCGGGCGCTTGGGCTCGAGCCTGACAAAGGGCTGCGAGCACCAGCAAGCACGCGGCTGTCATGATGGAGATGGAAATTGGTGATTCAGGGTTCAGTGAGCTGCCTCATTAGGGTCAGTCCTGCCTGCTCCTTTCGTCATGCATGCCTGATCGGGCAGGCTGTCTGTCACTCAGCCAGGGCAAACAAGCGTGTGCAGAGGGAATGTGGTGTCACAGTTACAGGCGGGAGCCGGGAGCCAGGCTGAGCCAACCTGCTGCTTAAAACTTCCTCTCTGCACGCTGGTGGCCTCGGCTCAGAGGATTGTCTTCCCGTGCCTCAGTTTGCCTGTGGGTGGAAAGCGGGAGAGGGCTAAGAGGCTTAGCAGCAGCTATGGGATAGGACGTTTACCTGGAAGCACACTGCTCGACTGCTTCCGTCCACTATCTCTAGAGCATGTCGGGGCTGCCACGTCCCAGCCTGGAAGGTGAGGCAAGGGGAGATGAGAAGGCACCCCAGAGGAATCTCCCTGTGGCTCTTCCTGATGTTGCTGACAGTGATTGGGCAGACACAGAGAGGCAGGATATCTGGAGCAGCCTAATGATTTATAATAAAACCATGTTTCAGACCATATTTCTCTCCCACCTCTTTCTTCATTCACAAGATTTCCTTCATTGTTGTCTGCTTATGCGCAAGCCCAGACCACAAGCCCACCTAAAAATGCCCACTaataaaactgaaggaaaacaaaaatccttgcAGCCTGCAAAGGATTTCACCAAAGCCACTGGTGGAAAAAAGACGGGCTTTcaagtctttttctttactttctgcatGCTGTCCATCATTCCCCTCCTGTCCTCAGAGAGATCAGGCCCCCTCCCTCTCAGGCCATGACTCCATGGGGCCAGAGCGGGCTCTTCTTGGTGCCAAGGGCTCAGCTGAAAGAACGGAGCCTGCCAGGGAAACTGCAGGCTACGAGTTTGGGTACAGCCGGCCTAGCTGTTCGTGTTTCAATTCTATATGCATTGGTAACCACCAACTTCTtgtcttgttttccctttttcctttcttgaaaatgtCCGTTGCCACCTCTCGAAGGAGTTCTCCTCCGCTTCCAGCACCACCATCGGCACCGTCACCTCCCGGGTGACCAGGAATGGAGATGCCGTCATGGAGAAGGACTTACTCAATCAcgaggagctggcaggagacCGGGGCATGATAGACGATATCTTTGATGAGACCTACCGGGAGAAAGAGGGCCCCAAGCCCCCCATGCGATACGTCTGGAGGAATATCATCCTCATGAGCCTGCTGCATCTAGGGGCCATATTTGGGTTGATGCTGATACCTTCTGCAAAGATCCAGACACTGGCATGGGGTAAGCACCTTCCTCCATTTGTTTCTTGGCATCTGCAAGCCCCTTACAGGTTGGggtggtatttttgttttcctcccgGCCCACACActtggggaggagaaagaaggaagtaGAAGCCTTCTGTTAGAAGCAGCTACTCAGCCAGCTGGGGGAGGGCTTGCTAGTGTCTCTTGTAAGGTCATGCATGAGAGGGAATGATTTGGCAGGGGACTGCTTGGCTGCTCAGAGAGCAAACTTGATTCACAGGCATCAGGCTTGGAAGTAGCCCACACCTGAATGTGCAGCCACTTCTGGGGTGAAGTGTCTGAGGCCAGGAGGCTCTGCAAATCAGAGTCCTGTGTTAGGTGCTTTTACAAGGTTTGCTCTTCTGTATGAATCTGTGCAGATAGTGACTGATTTAAAATGACTCTTAAAATCTAAAGCCAACGGGGAACTGGTCACGAGCTGGTACATAACTTTCAAGTCAGTGTCATGGGGCTGGGTGAGACCTTCATGGTGTCCAGCATCAGTACTTTCCTGTCAGTAAGGCCAAAAGGAGATCTGAACCAAAcgccctgctccagcatccctcccttctcctcttccaggCTGACTGTCCATctgaaggagcagaagaaagtaCTCACGAAGATTTACCGCTCCCCGTTGGCCCCAGGATAGCATTCAAGCCTGGCTTCATAATGCCactggaagaaggaaagagttATTTCCAAATGGAGGACTGTTCACATGCAGCTCATAGTAGAGGTAAGGTGTGAACAAAATGCTGTTGAAAGGAAAACTTAGAGATTATTAAAAACTTCTCCTTAAATCAGAAATcaataagcattttttctttcttgtcccAGGCTGCCAGTCAGAACAGAACCAGAGCTGGCCATAAAAAGCAAtctacaaaagaaattaagtgtCTTCCCTGCTGAGCTGGGTCTTGACAAGAAGAAACAACTGCTCATTTCCTCCGACTGCAGCTGGAACTATAGCTAAGGGAACCCTCAGCTCTTCTGGCAGAAGTGTTCACACAGGTTTGGTCCTAATATGCTCAGATCAAGAACGGAAACTGTTCCAGCTATATCCTGGCTATTTTGCCTAAAAGCAAAGGAGAACGTGCTCACACGAACTGCACGCTGGCAGGAGGGTAGTCATTTCTTTACCAGCACAGCTGGATGGGGAAGGTGACAGTGAGGTCCCTGATTCACAGCAGCAGACTCATTCGTACCCTCCAGTATTTTATTTAGGCAAGAACTTACTAAACATTATGAAGGATCCtcttttccacagttttccGTTTACATAGGAATCCACTGGACTGCTTAACGGAGTACTGGATGTTATGGAAACTCACAACAGAGCCCCGAGGGGATCGGAGGGACTCTCGTGTCGGAAGAGAACGGTGGAAATTGCCCggtccttcctcttctccaacAGAAATAACGCTGTGATCAAACGTGTCTGCCATCATGTCCTTGCTACACAGGTCAAGCTCCACTGCGTGGAGGTTTTTGAGGTCACTGTTGTTTTGAGCAGTTCCCATCTGTTGAGACAAAGAACGCAAAAACAAGCAGGGATGGCAACACGCGAGCAAAGATTTCTGCAGAAAGTGTCTGGGAAAAGCAAGTGTCACGCACACCACACCAGTCCTTACAGGTGCCACATTTCCAAAAGGATGGACATCCGCGCTGGAAGACATCCAGTAGTCCCCAAAGGCACGGAAACCCACACATTTAGA
This window harbors:
- the LOC142602610 gene encoding stearoyl-CoA desaturase-like, whose product is MPAHLLQEEEFSSASSTTIGTVTSRVTRNGDAVMEKDLLNHEELAGDRGMIDDIFDETYREKEGPKPPMRYVWRNIILMSLLHLGAIFGLMLIPSAKIQTLAWG